The following DNA comes from Erigeron canadensis isolate Cc75 chromosome 3, C_canadensis_v1, whole genome shotgun sequence.
TATTCTGTTTTGATGATAAGTTTTAGCATTAAATGATGTGATATTTAACCACTCTGATATTAGCAAATGCTAGGACAAACTATTTTGGAGCCCCATGATCACATTCTCGGCTCTGCTTAGCGACATGCATTATGATATGTGATAAATGTCATTGGTGTTCATCATAGCAGCAAAAAAGCATATATGTTTTACTACTTGAGTCCACTACTGTAAGGAGTTTATAACATTACCGTTCCAACTTGTGCAAATAGGTTGAGCACTATTGCATTAGGGTaataacaaaaaacatggggcctgaaatcaaaacaaaaaggATAAATGGCACCAACACTAGTTAAGAACTTACAATTTGTTAAGAAGACATTTCCATTGTTGTACTTGTAGCAAGTTCATGAAAACAGAGACTTAAACGGCTTTGATTCTCATCACACTGCATCTTCATTAGTTTACACATGACGGTGTCAGCCTCAGCACAAAGAGTAGAAAAACATGGTTGAATCATAGCACGATTTGTTGGAGGCAGCTTTTTGAGTAATCCTTCAATGCTCTCCAACTTGGAAAGAATGAGACAAGCCTTGGCTTTCCTTTGCTCAAACTGCACACCCAGATCTTTCCAACAACTCTGGACCAGTGAGATGTTTCCCCCAATTTCAAGTTGCATCTTCAGATCTGGTTGTGTCTGGCTTTTCATATGCATCTTTGCATTATCGCTCTCCATTGGTGCTTTCCCTTTGGTCTTGGTAGTACCTTTCTCTTGTTCCAAAAACACCCGTAATTCGGCCATAAGCTTTTGTGCTGATGCGACATCCTTCACTGCTATAATCTCCTGCATGGTATCAAAGAGTTTTAGACTTTATAGGATAGGATATGTATGTAGATCATCAAACCAAAAACTACAAGatgtcaaaaacaaaaaactttcaaaaactaCAAGATGTCAGAAATATAAACTTTAAGTAGAACTCAAGAGCAAAAAGTTGAAAGGAATTCCTTTATTCCAAATTTACCATAGCTGACTCAAACTTggcaaaactaaataaaatggAACACATACCATAAAACCCTCTTTATGCATTACAATGAAAATTACAGGATTGAAAACAATCAATGATGAATGAAAAACTGTCAACGGGTTGATGCTTCCCAGATGACATTAGCTGATACCTTCGGTTGATACTTAAACAGAGGGTCTAAATACGCTTAATGCTTCCCATAATTGTCTTTAGAGAAATAAGTAGGATGCATAATGCATatgaatatatgaacatatataaGTCCAAGCATAGTAGTTTACATACCTCGCGGGAAAACATTGTGACAGTGGCCCCTGGTGAACTATCCAGCAAATACTTTTTTACTTCAGTAGACATACTTACTTTCCCTTTTGGAAGGTCCCTCATGTCCCACTCAGAAATCTTTTGCGGATAAATAGTTAAATTCTTTAAGTTAATAAACGGAGAAGGTTCATGAGAGATCAATTCCACGGATGAAGAAAGAAGCTGCAGAATATTTTGTATGTGAGAATTATatgtacaaaataaaatagCTTTCGTAACCTTCATAATAACATGTACATGTTCAGAGGTTATGAGACATGATCAGGAATGTAAGATGTAATGAAAAATAGTAGTTGGTGCAGTATAATGTAATAATGAAATTCAAGTGGTGGGAGTGTCAAACTATGGCAGTAGTGATGTGTATGGGATGATGGGTCTGGGTTGGCATGATCATCTATCTCAATTATCAACCTAAATCCAGCCCGTTTACCGTTTAGTTTATCGTGTCAACAAGTAACTCAAAACTAACGCTTTTTATAAACGAGTAGTCACATTGACCCATTTATGACCCTTTAAAAAAAGGTGTGCCATAGAAAAACTACAGATGTTGGTTCTTAGGTATGCGTATGATAGAATGATTTTCATTCTCATTGAAAGTGTTTAATTGATAGCATTGGAATTAACAATCGGGTATCAAACCCATCAAAATAGCCATACTATAAACACATTATGGGTGCTGGGTTTCATAATCCAATCCCATTCCCATTATAAATCCAAATCCATAGTGATTCCATGGTAAAACCTATAGGTGCTCAGTATTTGGATGCAAGTctgaaaatcaaatcaaatcaaagtcGATTTGATTATGACCCAACCTTAAGCATGCGCAGCCCAATGcaaacccaacccaacccgatcgatacatatattatacatgTAAGTCATCATCACTCAATAGGCCTCTTTTACCTTATcttgtttttaatgtttttattgcTTTTACATTACTTGAGTAATAACTAAGAGTATTCCTTTAGCTgatatataacaattaattaatatgcaCATGAAGATAGATATACCTCAATAATTTCCAAGTTAAGCGTTAGAAATTCGACATTGTGGAGCTGCTTCAGCAGACGAACTATTTGATGACCTTCAGTATCATTAAGATGACAAATACAGATACCCACCCCCTTCAAAGAATGGAAACCATCTGTAGAATTAAGGTGCATAGGATAGTAACCTCTATAAGCCAAGGAGGCAAGATTAGGTGCAGAAATCACATACTCCGGCTGACAACTGTTGTTGCATCTAATAGTGAGATTCTCCAGTTGAGGTGCAACCAAATTCACAGACACCACACATGTGAGTCCATCAAGATTGAGATTAGATAGTCCAGGATGACAAACACTGAAACTATTTGATCCGTCTGTTTCACATCTTTTGAAGGTGAGATTCTTCAAGTTTGGACACTTGGATAGATCAAGGCCAAAGCAGGGTTGAGTATGGCCCTCACTACATAAAGTGACATCTTCGAGATACAATGTTGTTAAACCTGGGAGCTCCAAAGTTGACGAGGCTTTAAGGTTGTACAACTTGGAATCATCTCTCGACCGCTTAGGTGTGAATCCCTTCAAACTGAGATGTTTAAGAGACTGGGCAGAACTGAATAGCGAGAGGGGACATTCAATTTCATTATTCTCAAAGAAACATATAACATCAAGTTGTTGGATGTTGTGAGAGAACGCATAGTCCATAAGTTTTTTGACAGATGGCTGCTTAACCTTTCCGCGAAAACTAAGCTTCAGTGAAAACACGTCTATTTGAGTATTGCGGCGAGTGAGAAAATTTGTAACAAATTTGGA
Coding sequences within:
- the LOC122592903 gene encoding putative FBD-associated F-box protein At5g56700, whose product is MDSGYGRKEKKEKVDDDRLSSLSNDLIHKILSFIGVKDAVKTIALSSRYRFIWTTMPYLNFSTEDFPNLPKLSKFVTNFLTRRNTQIDVFSLKLSFRGKVKQPSVKKLMDYAFSHNIQQLDVICFFENNEIECPLSLFSSAQSLKHLSLKGFTPKRSRDDSKLYNLKASSTLELPGLTTLYLEDVTLCSEGHTQPCFGLDLSKCPNLKNLTFKRCETDGSNSFSVCHPGLSNLNLDGLTCVVSVNLVAPQLENLTIRCNNSCQPEYVISAPNLASLAYRGYYPMHLNSTDGFHSLKGVGICICHLNDTEGHQIVRLLKQLHNVEFLTLNLEIIELLSSSVELISHEPSPFINLKNLTIYPQKISEWDMRDLPKGKVSMSTEVKKYLLDSSPGATVTMFSREEIIAVKDVASAQKLMAELRVFLEQEKGTTKTKGKAPMESDNAKMHMKSQTQPDLKMQLEIGGNISLVQSCWKDLGVQFEQRKAKACLILSKLESIEGLLKKLPPTNRAMIQPCFSTLCAEADTVMCKLMKMQCDENQSRLSLCFHELATSTTMEMSS